One segment of Corynebacterium caspium DSM 44850 DNA contains the following:
- a CDS encoding ABC transporter substrate-binding protein produces the protein MKLSRTAIAILTASTLFLAACSPNQENSSTSATGASGATDMITVENCGHTIELRAPAQRIVTTEQGATETILSLGGHDEIVGVGHTKDAYWERNAKLAKDLPILSDTIPTTEEVRNVDADLVVSPFASVFTADTVGTREEYAKLGVGTWVTNLECAPDNEDAFITLERDYEQLGKLLGREEEASKLIAEQRETIASAKSSGTGQSTVYLYSVFDDAPYVAGGFALTDAIAKITNTTNSFSNLKEDWPQISWESFADADPDIIFLVDLPTRGKPGDTAAEKMEMLKNNPATRNMRAVRENKFIAVPGVGLSPSARAVEPLQVIGSELGKL, from the coding sequence ATGAAACTATCTAGAACAGCAATTGCGATCTTGACCGCAAGCACACTATTTCTTGCCGCATGTTCGCCAAACCAAGAAAACAGCAGTACCAGCGCCACCGGCGCATCCGGCGCTACCGATATGATCACGGTGGAAAACTGTGGTCACACCATCGAATTGCGAGCCCCGGCACAACGCATCGTCACTACAGAACAAGGCGCCACGGAAACCATTTTGTCCCTCGGTGGCCATGATGAAATCGTGGGCGTTGGGCACACCAAGGATGCCTACTGGGAGCGCAATGCCAAACTAGCCAAGGACCTCCCAATCCTTTCGGATACTATCCCCACCACTGAAGAAGTGCGCAATGTCGATGCGGATCTGGTCGTTAGTCCTTTTGCCAGTGTTTTCACTGCCGATACCGTGGGAACGCGGGAAGAATACGCCAAGCTAGGGGTCGGTACTTGGGTGACTAATCTAGAATGTGCCCCGGATAACGAAGATGCTTTTATCACCCTGGAGCGCGATTATGAGCAGCTAGGCAAGCTCCTGGGGAGAGAGGAAGAAGCTAGCAAACTAATTGCTGAGCAGCGTGAAACCATTGCTTCAGCTAAGTCCTCTGGCACTGGTCAGAGCACTGTCTACCTGTATTCAGTATTTGATGATGCCCCCTATGTGGCTGGTGGTTTTGCACTTACCGATGCCATCGCCAAAATCACGAATACCACTAATTCCTTCTCTAATTTGAAGGAAGATTGGCCCCAGATCTCTTGGGAGTCCTTCGCTGATGCAGATCCCGACATAATCTTCCTGGTGGATCTGCCCACTCGCGGCAAGCCAGGTGATACCGCTGCAGAAAAAATGGAAATGCTGAAGAATAATCCCGCCACCCGCAATATGCGTGCCGTGCGTGAAAATAAGTTCATTGCTGTGCCTGGGGTGGGGCTAAGCCCTTCAGCGCGTGCCGTGGAACCGCTTCAGGTTATCGGAAGTGAGCTTGGGAAACTGTGA
- a CDS encoding FecCD family ABC transporter permease: MTQKTRVPAGRLILAWVIGLLILVIVAVSSVFLGAASLKVSEVLGAFNLGGYPAPSPLRQSILFELRIPRILMAIAVGAGLAVAGACLQTVTRNPLSEPYLLGISGGASVGAVVVILFGFGAAVSLTAGATVGGLLAFGLLMLLLKGTGFQSHRVVLTGVLVGQLAQAIMFLLMMAKGDADAVQAIMSWLLGALGASRWDQLITTTIVASASIIVLWAMSRYLDILSFGDETAESMGVPVVLVRGVVLVVVSLLTASTVAAVGAIGFVGLIVPHAVRMVVGSAHIRVIPLSALVGAILLVVADAIARILFDARELPVGVITALIGVPIFFIILRRDQRSNQ, translated from the coding sequence GTGACCCAGAAAACGCGTGTACCAGCAGGCCGACTCATCCTTGCCTGGGTGATCGGTCTGTTGATCTTAGTTATAGTCGCGGTGTCCAGCGTCTTTTTAGGTGCTGCTAGTTTGAAGGTTTCTGAAGTGCTAGGAGCCTTTAATCTCGGTGGATACCCGGCTCCTAGTCCGCTGCGGCAATCTATTCTTTTTGAACTGCGCATCCCCCGTATTCTCATGGCAATTGCGGTAGGAGCAGGCTTAGCAGTAGCTGGTGCTTGTTTGCAGACAGTCACTCGAAACCCACTTTCAGAGCCCTATTTGCTCGGAATTTCCGGTGGTGCTTCAGTGGGTGCAGTAGTGGTAATCCTTTTTGGTTTCGGCGCTGCTGTCTCTCTAACGGCTGGAGCCACTGTGGGCGGCCTCTTAGCATTTGGTCTTTTAATGCTGTTACTAAAAGGCACTGGCTTTCAATCGCACCGCGTAGTGCTCACCGGGGTGTTGGTGGGACAATTAGCCCAGGCCATAATGTTCCTGCTCATGATGGCAAAAGGTGATGCTGATGCCGTGCAAGCAATTATGTCTTGGCTGCTAGGTGCCCTAGGGGCCTCCCGATGGGACCAACTAATTACCACCACTATCGTGGCCTCGGCCAGCATTATTGTGCTGTGGGCCATGTCACGATACTTAGACATCCTAAGTTTCGGTGATGAAACTGCAGAGTCTATGGGGGTGCCAGTAGTGCTGGTGCGCGGGGTCGTGCTAGTGGTAGTTTCCCTGCTCACCGCCTCTACTGTGGCTGCAGTGGGAGCCATTGGATTCGTGGGCCTTATTGTGCCGCATGCGGTTCGGATGGTGGTAGGTTCTGCGCATATTCGCGTAATTCCGCTATCTGCTTTGGTAGGGGCAATTTTGCTAGTGGTTGCTGATGCCATCGCCAGAATACTTTTCGATGCTCGTGAACTTCCGGTGGGCGTTATTACCGCACTAATCGGGGTACCTATTTTCTTCATTATTTTGCGCCGTGACCAAAGGAGCAACCAGTGA
- a CDS encoding ABC transporter ATP-binding protein codes for MSELKREAVFPGLQVKHLTVKYDNGFQAVKDCSFQVEPGEIVALVGPNGCGKSSMLKAVAQLISHKGEVSIGAQQLSKLSRKERVALLSYVPQIAEMDVDLTAREIVRLGATAGRGLFAKAKAGDEARVTHALQHVSMLDREHSRWTELSGGQRQRLSIARALAQESQVIMLDEPTNHLDIEHQMLLVKLLRHVVSDHKSSAVIVLHDLGLAARMADKIVVMNAGEIKTFGEPVNALRPEIIENYFRVKGHIVHSAAGAAALMIEDQAE; via the coding sequence GTGAGTGAGCTTAAAAGAGAAGCTGTTTTTCCTGGCTTGCAGGTAAAACATCTCACGGTTAAATACGATAACGGCTTTCAGGCGGTTAAAGATTGTAGTTTCCAGGTAGAGCCAGGGGAGATCGTGGCTCTGGTTGGGCCTAATGGCTGTGGAAAATCTTCCATGTTAAAGGCGGTGGCGCAGTTAATTTCGCATAAAGGCGAAGTTTCAATTGGGGCACAGCAGCTTTCGAAATTAAGCCGTAAAGAGCGCGTAGCCTTGCTTTCTTATGTGCCACAGATCGCTGAAATGGATGTGGACCTCACGGCACGAGAAATCGTGCGTCTAGGGGCTACGGCTGGTCGGGGTCTTTTTGCTAAAGCTAAAGCTGGCGATGAAGCCCGAGTCACTCATGCGCTGCAACATGTTTCCATGCTTGATCGGGAGCATTCACGATGGACAGAGCTTTCCGGTGGGCAGCGCCAGCGGCTCTCAATTGCGCGAGCTTTGGCTCAAGAATCTCAAGTGATTATGTTAGATGAGCCCACAAATCACCTTGATATTGAGCACCAGATGCTCCTGGTGAAGCTCCTTAGACATGTGGTTTCTGACCATAAATCATCAGCTGTGATTGTGTTGCATGACTTGGGTTTAGCTGCCCGGATGGCAGATAAAATTGTGGTTATGAATGCCGGGGAGATTAAAACCTTCGGAGAACCTGTGAATGCCCTACGCCCAGAAATTATCGAGAATTATTTCCGAGTTAAAGGACATATAGTGCACTCGGCAGCGGGGGCAGCGGCCTTAATGATTGAAGATCAGGCAGAATAG
- a CDS encoding DMT family transporter translates to MTERKGTVNGAATGAPKAPAVAGHVSRGRASAVLMIGVFALAFSGILVKESNFEPATNAWLRIAIGLLTLLPFGFFEMKKKGRIDAWGMKFSLLAGCFLGVDFVCWNYSIFYVGAGIASILLNLQVIIVPMLAWAFDKYRVPVSFIILVPLMIVGIMLTGGVFEPADTTGPATVYGIKTAVLGTALGCTSGVCYSFYLYFSRKAGKHRRDLYSQSMIFTNITQLIPSSIFILCNFSGRGFDLTHGVMLDGKLPAVPETMVGDDITAHNWFMMILLGTLAQAMAWTFVQYGSVHIDPTLAAGLLLLSPASTIFIAAGTHGEIPSVLQVVGVIVILACVAWQNGLIQAAYGKITGKKPKPPVESEVTV, encoded by the coding sequence ATGACAGAAAGAAAAGGCACTGTGAACGGCGCAGCCACTGGCGCGCCTAAAGCCCCGGCTGTGGCTGGGCATGTATCTCGCGGTCGTGCTTCGGCCGTATTGATGATTGGCGTTTTCGCTCTTGCGTTCTCCGGCATCTTGGTTAAGGAATCGAATTTCGAGCCCGCCACCAATGCTTGGCTACGTATTGCGATTGGCCTTTTGACCCTACTTCCCTTCGGTTTCTTTGAAATGAAGAAGAAGGGCCGTATCGATGCTTGGGGAATGAAGTTCTCCTTGCTCGCAGGTTGTTTCTTGGGTGTTGACTTCGTCTGCTGGAACTATTCCATCTTCTACGTAGGCGCTGGCATTGCCTCCATTTTGCTTAACCTCCAGGTCATCATCGTGCCAATGCTGGCATGGGCCTTTGATAAGTACCGCGTGCCGGTATCCTTCATCATCTTGGTTCCACTCATGATCGTGGGCATTATGCTCACCGGTGGCGTTTTTGAGCCTGCCGACACCACTGGTCCGGCCACTGTTTACGGCATCAAGACCGCTGTTCTAGGTACCGCTCTTGGTTGTACTTCTGGCGTTTGCTACTCCTTCTACCTTTACTTCTCTCGTAAAGCCGGCAAGCACCGTCGTGACCTTTACAGCCAGTCGATGATCTTCACCAACATCACTCAGCTGATTCCTTCCTCTATCTTCATTCTTTGCAACTTCTCCGGTCGCGGTTTCGACTTGACCCACGGCGTTATGCTTGACGGCAAGCTTCCGGCAGTTCCAGAAACCATGGTTGGCGATGACATCACCGCTCACAACTGGTTCATGATGATCTTGCTCGGCACCTTGGCTCAGGCCATGGCTTGGACCTTCGTGCAGTACGGTTCGGTACACATCGATCCGACCCTTGCTGCTGGTCTACTCCTGCTCTCTCCGGCTTCCACCATCTTCATTGCTGCTGGTACTCACGGAGAAATCCCATCTGTCTTGCAGGTTGTGGGTGTTATCGTGATTCTTGCCTGCGTTGCCTGGCAGAATGGACTCATCCAAGCCGCTTACGGAAAGATCACCGGGAAGAAGCCAAAGCCTCCCGTTGAATCAGAAGTAACAGTCTAA
- a CDS encoding urease subunit gamma translates to MHLTNREQEKLLIVVAADLARRRKERGVKLNHPEAIALITAEVIEGARDGKSVAELMAAGAQILTREDVMDGVPEMIHDVQVEATFRDGTKLVTVHNPIR, encoded by the coding sequence ATGCATCTGACAAATCGTGAGCAAGAGAAGCTGCTCATCGTGGTGGCTGCCGATCTCGCACGTCGCCGCAAGGAACGTGGCGTAAAGCTAAACCACCCTGAAGCCATTGCGCTCATCACCGCCGAAGTTATCGAAGGTGCCCGTGATGGCAAGTCTGTTGCCGAACTAATGGCAGCTGGCGCCCAAATCCTCACCCGTGAAGACGTCATGGACGGTGTTCCGGAAATGATTCACGACGTACAGGTTGAAGCAACATTCCGCGACGGCACCAAGCTCGTCACCGTACACAACCCCATTCGCTAA
- a CDS encoding urease subunit beta: MIPGEYFIKEGDIVLNEGKEAITLQVTNRGDRPVQVGSHFHFAEANSELEFDREAARGKRLDIPAGTAVRLEPGDSRSVDLVDFGGNRAVYGFNAKVNGSLD, from the coding sequence ATGATCCCAGGTGAATACTTCATCAAGGAAGGCGACATTGTTCTCAATGAGGGCAAAGAAGCCATCACCTTACAGGTAACCAACCGTGGCGACCGTCCGGTTCAGGTCGGTTCCCACTTCCACTTCGCTGAGGCTAACAGCGAGCTCGAATTCGACCGCGAGGCAGCACGCGGTAAGCGACTCGACATCCCGGCTGGCACCGCTGTCCGCCTTGAGCCTGGCGACTCCCGCAGCGTGGATCTAGTCGATTTCGGCGGTAACCGTGCAGTTTACGGCTTCAACGCCAAGGTCAACGGATCCCTGGACTAA